The following coding sequences are from one Nicotiana tomentosiformis chromosome 3, ASM39032v3, whole genome shotgun sequence window:
- the LOC138907805 gene encoding serine/threonine-protein phosphatase 7 long form homolog, with product MEVPPLHPGPASLELLLLHGDHRSSHIWEGQLLAQTFRARRVDDMWGLLRDHPLHPRIVRRLQDMGFYRIVEIGRLQLDWSLITTLIERWRPETHTFHFPIGEATITLQDVEAMYGLPVDGHLVALPHAMREHTGLQYLDMLQRLTGLQPPKETALVGASRLQLTTVRQHLEALHPDITDDTPELHIHRYTRLLLLLMFGGVLFPNTSGNLVSLRFLHHLERLDDLPQYSWDAVVLGYLYR from the coding sequence atggaggttccgcctttgcatcccggacctgccagCCTGGAGCTACTGTTGTTACATGGCGATCATAGGTCATCCCACATATGGGAGGGACAGTTACTGGCCCAGACGTTCCGCGCCAGGAGAGTAGACGACATGTGGGGTTTACTCAGGGACCACCctctccatccccgtatagtcagaCGCCTCCAGGATATGGGTTTTTATAGGATTGTGGAGATCGGTCGGCTGCAGCTCGATTGGTCGTTGATCACAACCCtaatagagcggtggcgaccggagacgcacacattccattttcccattggcgaggccaccatcacgcTGCAGGACGTGGAGGCCATGTATGGGCTGCCCGTTGATGGACACCTTGTTGCTCTGCCGCATGCCATGAGAGAGCATACAGGTTTGCAGTACCTGGACATGCTGCAACGGCTCACCGGTTTACAGCCACCGAAGGAGACTGCACTGGTTGGGGCCAGTCGTCTGCAGTTGACGACTGTCCGACAGCATTTAGAGGCATTGCACCCTGACATCACAGACGATACACCGGAGCTTCATATTCACCGGTACACGAGGTTGCTGCTActccttatgtttggaggggttttgttcccgaacacttcggggaacctagtcagcttgagatttcttcatcatcttgagcggctggatgatttaccccagtacaGTTGGGATGCTGTTGTTCTCGGCTACTTGTACAGGTAG